The Ignavibacteriota bacterium genome contains the following window.
TTTGTTAATTATATTAAATATATAAAGTTAAGCCATTAATTCAAATAATTTATTTTAAAATTAAAAAAATGTCATACTTAACAAATTTTAAGACGGCATTATTAATACGATATTTTGATAGATTATATCAATTAGGATTATTGTAAATACATTAAAAGGTTGGTTTCAATTGCTTTTTTCTCTATTCAAAATTTATGAAAAGTTTATCCCCAGCAAATATTGGAATTAAACTGAAATAATGTTTGAATATTAAAAACAAACCGGACGAAAAATATTTATTTCAAATAATTTTGAAATTAATCAGTTAATTTATTTTATTATAAATTTATTTTGAAGAGGTAAAATGGAATTAACTTACTCAAGTTACTTAATGATTGATGAACTCAAAAAGCTTCAGTCTCTAAAATCAAATCCACCTGAGCATGATGAAATGCTTTTTATAATAATACATCAGGCTTATGAGCTATGGTTTAAACAAATACTTCATGAAACTGATGAACTTTGTCGCAGGCTTGATGCAAATTCAATCACCGATGCCCAAAAATCTCTTAAAAGAATCAATACAATAATGAAAGTTATTGTTCATCAGGTTGATATTTTGGAAACTATGACTCCACTTGAATTTCTTACATTCAGAAATTATCTCGAAAGTGCAAGCGGATTTCAATCTACTCAATTTCGTGAATTGGAGTTTGCACTTGGACTGAAAGACAGCAATGCATTGCGCCGCACTGATGCGGAATCTGATGAAAGGGCAAAGCTCGAAATGAGATATAATTCCCCAACTCTTTGGGATGTATTTTTAATTTATTTAAAGAATAATTCTTACAACATTCCTGATGATTTACTCAATCGTGATTTCAAGCAAAGAATTGAACCCAGCGCAGAGGTTCAGAAAATTCTTGTTGATATTTACAGAAATTCTCCTGTAATTTCTCAATTTTGCGAATTACTACTTGACCTTGATGAAGGGCTTCAGGAATGGAGATACAGGCACGTTCAGATGGTTATGCGGACAATTGGAACTAAAATGGGAACCGGTGGCTCTTCAGGGGCTGACTACCTGAAAAGTACTTTATTCCGTCAGGCTTTCCCTGATTTATGGATTATCAGAGCGGAATTTTCAATATGATAAATATTCAGTCTCTATATAACTCTCCAAATTCTCTTGAAAAATTTTACACTTCGTTCAATGTATCCGAGAGAATTTTACTTACAGGGCACTCTCATCAGGCGTGGCCCGATGTAGCTTATGACGGTCTTAGGCAATGCTGGAATGATGCCGCCGGACTAATTGACTACAAATGGTCTAAAGCATTTGAAAAGGCTGATGCTGTACGAAATGGCTATAAAAAACTGATGAATGACAGTAATGGAGAAATTGCGCTTGCTGCAAATACTCATGATTTATTACTTAAATTTCTATCAGCTATGGATTGGAAAAATCGAAGAAAAATTATAACAACAGATATGGAGTTTCATACTGTCAGAAGGCAATTAGACAGACTTTCAGAAGATTGGATTGAAGTAGTAAAAGTTCGGGCTGAACCATATGATGACCTTGCTGAAAGAATTTCTGATTTGGTTGATAATAATACTGCTTGCGTTATAGTCTCAAAAGTTCTTTTCAAAAATGGCAGGATAATCAACAATCTTGGATTAGTTGAAAATAAATGCATGGAATTTGGGACTTATTTATTAGTGGATGCTTATCATGTCCTGAATGCAATCCCATTTGATATTTGCAGCGAAGGACTGACAAACAGTTTCATCACAGGTGGAGGTTATAAATATTGTCAGCTTGGTGAAGGCAACTGTTTCTTGCGAATACCTGAAAATTGTTTGCTTAGACCTGCATTTACAGGTTGGTTTAGTGAGTTTTCCCAGCTCGCAGAAACAAAGTTTCCGGGTGAAGTTCCGTATGGTGAAGGACATTACAGATTTGCAGGCTCAACTTATGACCCGGTTTCTCACTACAGAGCTGCTGAAGTCTTTCAGTTTTTTGAAGAAAATGAGCTCACGCCCGAAATTCTTCGGGAAGTGAATCTTCATCAGAAGCAAGTTATGGCTGATTTATTTGACAGGATTGATATGGAAAGCAAAATAATTAAACGTGATAACGATGTTCCTCTTGAAGCATCAGGCGGATTTCTTGTACTTAAAACTAAGTTTGCCGGAATTATAAGTCAAAAATTATTTAAACATAATATTTATACTGATTATCGAGAAGACCACCTTAGACTTGGTCCGGCTCCATATATCTCCGATAAAAAACTTATTTATGCTATTGAAGCACTTCAAGAAATTGTTAAACAAATAAAATAAATCAAATGTCAGAATTATACAGTGAATATTCAACCAAGCTCAAATCATTCAGTTATTTATCATTTCTAATCATAGTGCTGAGCGGAGCATATTTAGTCAGCGGTTTAATTGCAGGCGATAAGCAATCGCTTTCTGAATCTGTATCGGGTG
Protein-coding sequences here:
- a CDS encoding tryptophan 2,3-dioxygenase — its product is MELTYSSYLMIDELKKLQSLKSNPPEHDEMLFIIIHQAYELWFKQILHETDELCRRLDANSITDAQKSLKRINTIMKVIVHQVDILETMTPLEFLTFRNYLESASGFQSTQFRELEFALGLKDSNALRRTDAESDERAKLEMRYNSPTLWDVFLIYLKNNSYNIPDDLLNRDFKQRIEPSAEVQKILVDIYRNSPVISQFCELLLDLDEGLQEWRYRHVQMVMRTIGTKMGTGGSSGADYLKSTLFRQAFPDLWIIRAEFSI
- a CDS encoding kynureninase codes for the protein MINIQSLYNSPNSLEKFYTSFNVSERILLTGHSHQAWPDVAYDGLRQCWNDAAGLIDYKWSKAFEKADAVRNGYKKLMNDSNGEIALAANTHDLLLKFLSAMDWKNRRKIITTDMEFHTVRRQLDRLSEDWIEVVKVRAEPYDDLAERISDLVDNNTACVIVSKVLFKNGRIINNLGLVENKCMEFGTYLLVDAYHVLNAIPFDICSEGLTNSFITGGGYKYCQLGEGNCFLRIPENCLLRPAFTGWFSEFSQLAETKFPGEVPYGEGHYRFAGSTYDPVSHYRAAEVFQFFEENELTPEILREVNLHQKQVMADLFDRIDMESKIIKRDNDVPLEASGGFLVLKTKFAGIISQKLFKHNIYTDYREDHLRLGPAPYISDKKLIYAIEALQEIVKQIK